The nucleotide sequence TGTGGCCCCGCGTCAGCGGTTCCGGATTGTGATTCAAAGTGTTCTTTCAAAAGTCGTGCGTTCCGACGATTACAGCGATAGGCAGCGTCGAAGAGGTCTCCAAAGATCGGAATGGCGCCGACGAAAGTATCGATGCCGACATTGCTCAGCATCTTGAAGAGAACCCATTTCGATGCTCCGAGCTTCGCTGCTTCGACGACGAGATATCCCGAGATGGCCGCTGAAGTCAGGTCGCCGATTCCAGGCACGAGCCCGATGATGCTGTCCCACCCAACTCGAAATCGAGTTCCGGGAACGGTCATTGAGTTGTCCAACAGATCGGCGATTTGAGAGATCCGTTGAAGCCTGGCTTCACGATTCTTGATCGGATCTTGTGACGATGACGGTGCGGCCATGAGAACCTCGCTATTGTTCAACGCATCACCATGACAGGGCGCACGTCAAACAAGCTGATTCTCTTCAAGCTGTTTACGGCGGAGAGTCCTCGATTTCCGAGACAGCTAAGACGTTCGGAAACCGCCCTGTGGAGTGCGCTGGGAACAATGGACTATCGTGTCAGGATGACGTAAAGGGCGTGGATGATTCCGGGGATGTACCCAAGAATGGTCAACAGAACGTTAATGACAAATGGCAACCCCAAGCCCACTTCAAGAAAGACTCCCACAGGTGGAAGCAGGATCGCCAGAATGATTTTCAGAATGTCGCTAGGTTCTGCAGTTGCAACTGCCATGATTGTGTCTCCTCACTAAAAGTTGAGAAATAACGGTTGCAACAGCTCAAATGCAGATTTGATACCGAAACGCAAAAGATGCGAATTTCGTCGTTTCTGACTCGAAAACCTAAGGTTTGGCACAAGATCATGGTTGATCAATGTCCAAGCTGACAGATCGGTGATCATCGAGAATTCAAAGACTTGCCAAGTCACACCGACGACTCAAGCGGATCTCGATGTAGAGTTACTCGATCAATCCAAACTCAGGTTGTGGTCACCAGAGTTCATCACGATTCCCGCGAAGCGAGTTCTTCCCAGCGGGCGTAGAGAGTTTCGAGTTGAGTGCCGAGTTCTTCGAGTCGGGCGGACTCTTCGGCGATGACGTTGCGGTCTTGTTTGAAGAAGGACGGATCACTCATCGCAGCTTGAAGCTCGGCTTGCTGCGTTTCCATTTCTTCGATCTTCACAGGCAACGATTCCAGTTCCTGTTTCTCTTTGTACGAAAGCTTGCTGCGTTGGACAGTGCCGCGAGCGGGTTGATTGCTCTTCTCGCTCGGCTTCACAGCTGTCATTGCAGTGACATCGTCTTGAGCGTTTTTCTGCCTCAGGTAGTCATCATACCCGCCGTCATATTCGCGGACAGTTCCATCGCCCTCGAGAACGATTGTGCTGGTGACCACGTTGTTCAGGAACGCACGATCGTGGCTCACGAGGAGAATCGTTCCGGGATAATTCATCAGCAACTCTTCGAGAAGTTCGAGCGTTTCTTCGTCGAGATCGTTCGTCGGTTCGTCGAGAACCATCAAGTTGGATGGCCGCTTGAAAACGCGTGCCAGCAACAAGCGATTGCGTTCTCCCCCGGAGAGGAAACGTGCTGGACGCCGGGCACGCTCCGGAGTGAAGAGAAAGTCCTGCAGATAGCCGTAGATGTGCCGCTGCTTTCCATTGATGACGAGTTGTTCCTGCCCCTCGCCGACGTTTTCCGCCACGGTCTTTTCGTCGTCGATCTGTTCTCGTAGCTGATCAAAGTAGACGATCTGAAGATTGGTCCCCAGGCGAAGGTCTCCACCGGTCGGCTCCAGTTGCCCGAGCATCAGCTTGAGCAACGTACTCTTCCCTGCCCCGTTCGGCCCGATGATTCCGATCTTGTCTCCCCGCGAGATCGTTGTTGAGAAGTCTTTGACAATCGGTTCAGAAGAAGGATACGCAAACTCAATGTTTTCTGCTTTCATGACCAGATGACCGGAGCGGTCTCCCTGACTCGCTTCCATGCGAACATTGCCGACGCGGTTTCTTCTCTGCTTGCGTTCCTCACGCATCTTCTCTAAAGCTCGTACACGACCTTCATTGCGTGTGCGACGGGCTTTGATTCCCTGTCGAATCCAGACTTCTTCTTCAGCGAGCTTCCGATCGAACGCAGCTTGCTGCTGTTCCTCAGCGTGAAGCTGTTGCTCTTTGCGTTTCAAAAATGTCTGATAGTCGCAGGTCCAGTCAAACAGATGCCCCCGGTCGACTTCGAGAATTCGATTGGCCAGAGACTGCAGAAAGACGCGGTCGTGCGTCACGAAGAGAATCGTGCCGGCATACCCTTTCAGAAAGTTTTCCAGCCAGGTGATCGACTTGATATCGAGATGGTTGGTCGGTTCGTCGAGCAATAGGATATCTGGTTCCTGAAGCAGCGACTGCCCGAGGAGTGTTCGTCGTTTTTTCCCAGAGGAGAGTTCCGAGAAGCTGTCGTCGCCGTTCAAATCAACTTGTGAGAGAACTCGTTTGAGATCCTGATCGAGCTCCCAGCTCTCTTTCTCGACGTTGGCGCCTTTGCGAATGACTTCTGCCACCGTCTGATCGGTGCCTGCAGGCACGTCCTGCACCAGCCGGCCAATTCGAACCCCGTCGGCGAGGTTTCTGATTCCGTCATCGGGGGCGATTTCCCCAGCGATGATCTTCATCAGCGTCGACTTGCCTGCTCCGTTCCGCCCGAGCAGACCGATTCGCTCACCTCGTTCAATTTCCAGATTGATCTCATCGAGCAGCGGTGCTCCCGACCAGGTGAACGACAGATTTCTCAGGCTCAACAGCGACATCATTGACTCCGCGATTCATTGACCGGGTAGAGAGCAAGTTGCTCTCGTTTGTGCACTCGCCCGGACTTTTCTTCTTCGCATTTGTCCGGTGTGCTCGTGCGAATTTTGTCGAGACATTCTCGAAGAATGATCTCACAGCCCGGGGCGGAGTCTATCGTGTTCAGGTTGCTGAGCAAGGAGACCGAACTCCGATTGACGACTCATGAGTTGGGATTGATGAATCGAAATAGAACAGCCCGGAAGCATCAGCAACGCTCACATCAGGGAATCGCTGCCTGCCGATGTGTTGCCTTTCAAGTCGAAAAGAGGTTTGTTGGATTTCCAGCGAATAGATAGAGTCTGTGAACGCTCCCTCACGATGAGAACAGATTTCGAGAGCTGGTTGCTCTTGCCGGTGCACTCGCCTGGACTGTTTGACATGGTTTTCGACGCAGTTGCTCGTGCAAACTCGCGATGACCATTTCGAAAAAAGCGATAAAGGAAAGATGTCCGAATGGCTGAACAGTACATCACGGTTCCTCCAGAAACCGACAAGATGCCCCCCGGGATTCCCTACATCGTCGGCAATGAGGCAGCGGAGCGATTCAGCTATTACGGAATGCGGGCCATTCTCGTCGTGTTTCTCGTGCAGTATCTGCATCTCATGTCGGATCAGATCCTCCCGTCGATGAGTAACGCCGAAGCAACGGCTCGATATCACACCTTCTCGACCGCCGTTTACTTTGCCCCAATCTTTGGAGCATTGCTGTCCGACTTTCTGACAGGCAAATATCCACTCATCATCTGGGTCTCGGTCATCTACTGCCTGGGGCACCTTTCCCTGGCATTCATTGGCAGCCCCGGACTGCCTCCCACAGCCTATTTGTATTTGGGTTTAGCCCTGATCGCCATTGGTTCGGGGGGGATCAAACCGTGTGTGTCGGCACACGTGGGTGATCAGTTCGGAAAGAAGAATCAGCACCTGATGTCGAAGGTGTATCAGTGGTTCTACTTTTCGATCAATCTCGGCTCGACCGTGTCGACAATTCTGACTCCCTGGCTCTTGCAATGGTACGGACCACACGTGGCGTTTGGAGTTCCCGGAGTTCTCATGGGAATTGCGACGCTGATGTTCTGGCTGGGACGTCACAAGTTCGTGCATATCCCACCTGCCAAAGCTGAACTCTTTGAAGACCTGATCAGCCGAGGTGGCTGGGTAACTTTGATTAAAATTTCTGCCGTCTTTATCTTCGCCAGCATCTTCTGGGCACTGTTCGATCAGACGAGTTCGTCATGGGTCCTCCAGGCGGAGAACATGAACCGAAATATCCTCGGATACACGATTCTGACTTCGCAAATTCAAGTGGTGAATCCGATTCTTGTGATGATGTTGATCCCGCTGTTTCAATTTGTCATTTACCCGGCGATTGACAAAGTCTTTCCGCTGTCACACCTGCGCAAGTTCTCGATCGGCCTGTTTGTGACCGTGAGTGCATTTGCTGTCTCTGCATTGATCGAACAGTGGATCGTCAGCGGAGGCTATCCGTCGATCCTCTGGCAAGTTCTCGCCTATGTGCTGATTACCTCGGGTGAGATCATGGTCTCCATCACGGGACTTGAGTTCTCCTACGCACAAGCCCCGAAATCGATGAAGTCGATCGTGATGGCTGTCTGGCTGTTCTTTATTGCATTCGGAAACTTCGTCACCGCGTACTTGAATCACTTCATTCAAGTTCCTTCCATCAACATGGTCATTGCAGAATCGAAAGAGTTTGAACACGAGGGCAGCCAGAAAGTCATCCATGACATCTGGAAAACCCGCAGCGAGCCCATTCCGACGGATGCTGTCGAAGTTCCGAAACGAACCGAACGAGTTTTACGCGTCGCTGGAGAAGATCAGGAGTTCGATACCGAAGATGACATCCTGTTGTTCTTCGGGGAGTACGAGAGTTTTCTCGGAATTCAAACGTCCGAAGATGCTTCACTCAAAGCGGCAAAGGACGTGATCGATCAGTCATTCACTGAGAATGGAGAAACGCTCCCGGTGACCGAAGCTGGGCAGAAACTCATCTCCGGAATGACAGATATTCACGGTGAGCAACTCGCCTACAAACAACTGACTCGAAACCGATATCAAATTTCGTCCGCCGGGTACGATCAGAAATTCCAAACCCCATGGGATGTGACACTCGACGCGGTGGTCTCGCGGGCATCGAACAACCCCGAAGCAGATTCAGAAGCCAAGGCGGATCAAGACGAATCGTACACTTGGATTGAACGTCGACTCATCGAACTCAAAGGTGAAGAAGGTCGCAAGGAAGTCGAAGCAGCACGCGGAAACATCAAGGAAACCGAAATCTCCTCCACCATCACTGTCGGTGGGGCTGTCACCCTTGAAGGTCCCGCGTACTATTGGTTCTGGACCGGTTTGATGTTCGCGACTGCAGTCGTCTTCGTGCCGGTTGCTTACTTGTACAAAGCAACTGAATATGTCGAAGACGAAGATGCTTCCGATCTGTCTGCTGAAGCACTGGAAGAAGGTTCTGCCCAGTAGTCAGGAAGACACAACGTTGATCGCGAGAGGAGTAACAGCGTCTCGCGATCAACGATTTTGTGATGATCTCGAGAGAGAAGTTCAATGATCACCGAACGACTTTCGCTCAACCGTTGCGGGATGCCCCGGCTCCGGTCGCTTCTCAACCGCACACGTCTTCTACACTTCGCCTGCTGCTTGATCGCTGTCATGCTAGCTTCGACGAGTCATCGCCTCTTCGCTGAAGAGATCACTGCGTCTCAGAAAAACGAGAATTCCTCAAGCGAAACTCCTTCCATCAGTGACGAAACAGTCCCCGGATTGAATAACGTCGAGGATGACACCTGGCTCAACTCCGACGACAACATTCCCTACTACGCACTCCTCCAAAAAGTGGCCGAAACGTCGCCCTCAGAACTCAGAACCGAAGCGAATGAGTTTCTCAAAGCACGGCAGGCAGAGTCCAAACTGCCAACTTTCATTGACATG is from Thalassoglobus sp. JC818 and encodes:
- a CDS encoding ATP-binding cassette domain-containing protein — encoded protein: MMSLLSLRNLSFTWSGAPLLDEINLEIERGERIGLLGRNGAGKSTLMKIIAGEIAPDDGIRNLADGVRIGRLVQDVPAGTDQTVAEVIRKGANVEKESWELDQDLKRVLSQVDLNGDDSFSELSSGKKRRTLLGQSLLQEPDILLLDEPTNHLDIKSITWLENFLKGYAGTILFVTHDRVFLQSLANRILEVDRGHLFDWTCDYQTFLKRKEQQLHAEEQQQAAFDRKLAEEEVWIRQGIKARRTRNEGRVRALEKMREERKQRRNRVGNVRMEASQGDRSGHLVMKAENIEFAYPSSEPIVKDFSTTISRGDKIGIIGPNGAGKSTLLKLMLGQLEPTGGDLRLGTNLQIVYFDQLREQIDDEKTVAENVGEGQEQLVINGKQRHIYGYLQDFLFTPERARRPARFLSGGERNRLLLARVFKRPSNLMVLDEPTNDLDEETLELLEELLMNYPGTILLVSHDRAFLNNVVTSTIVLEGDGTVREYDGGYDDYLRQKNAQDDVTAMTAVKPSEKSNQPARGTVQRSKLSYKEKQELESLPVKIEEMETQQAELQAAMSDPSFFKQDRNVIAEESARLEELGTQLETLYARWEELASRES
- a CDS encoding YqaE/Pmp3 family membrane protein, whose amino-acid sequence is MAVATAEPSDILKIILAILLPPVGVFLEVGLGLPFVINVLLTILGYIPGIIHALYVILTR
- a CDS encoding POT family MFS transporter is translated as MAEQYITVPPETDKMPPGIPYIVGNEAAERFSYYGMRAILVVFLVQYLHLMSDQILPSMSNAEATARYHTFSTAVYFAPIFGALLSDFLTGKYPLIIWVSVIYCLGHLSLAFIGSPGLPPTAYLYLGLALIAIGSGGIKPCVSAHVGDQFGKKNQHLMSKVYQWFYFSINLGSTVSTILTPWLLQWYGPHVAFGVPGVLMGIATLMFWLGRHKFVHIPPAKAELFEDLISRGGWVTLIKISAVFIFASIFWALFDQTSSSWVLQAENMNRNILGYTILTSQIQVVNPILVMMLIPLFQFVIYPAIDKVFPLSHLRKFSIGLFVTVSAFAVSALIEQWIVSGGYPSILWQVLAYVLITSGEIMVSITGLEFSYAQAPKSMKSIVMAVWLFFIAFGNFVTAYLNHFIQVPSINMVIAESKEFEHEGSQKVIHDIWKTRSEPIPTDAVEVPKRTERVLRVAGEDQEFDTEDDILLFFGEYESFLGIQTSEDASLKAAKDVIDQSFTENGETLPVTEAGQKLISGMTDIHGEQLAYKQLTRNRYQISSAGYDQKFQTPWDVTLDAVVSRASNNPEADSEAKADQDESYTWIERRLIELKGEEGRKEVEAARGNIKETEISSTITVGGAVTLEGPAYYWFWTGLMFATAVVFVPVAYLYKATEYVEDEDASDLSAEALEEGSAQ
- a CDS encoding DUF4112 domain-containing protein, with product MAAPSSSQDPIKNREARLQRISQIADLLDNSMTVPGTRFRVGWDSIIGLVPGIGDLTSAAISGYLVVEAAKLGASKWVLFKMLSNVGIDTFVGAIPIFGDLFDAAYRCNRRNARLLKEHFESQSGTADAGPQQTNPFGKSGRPKELTHG